Proteins encoded together in one Bactrocera neohumeralis isolate Rockhampton chromosome 4, APGP_CSIRO_Bneo_wtdbg2-racon-allhic-juicebox.fasta_v2, whole genome shotgun sequence window:
- the LOC126754518 gene encoding beta-glucuronidase-like: MIIVRTYIRFLNLLFAIFGSIDHSLGITDVKVQYLPANKSSNIDNKGKSFNYMWLHDTASTRGLLYPRESESREVRTLDGIWRFLPSDVNDPMKGVRDCWFKADLDKVRPTRPMPVPSSYNDISVDSKLRDHIGTVWYETKFFIPHSWNMDQRIWLRFGSVHYAAIVWINGEKVMSHSIGHLPFESEITNYVNFGAENRLTLICDNTLVNSTIPQGTIVEEESDNGKVMIQRYTFDFFNYAGIHRTVHLYTTPAVYIEDIKVSTDLIENHIGLVHYEVIVNGNERKAVVYDPPIEPLYIHVQMRNKEGEIVAHSVSKTTLNGTIVIKDVMPWWPYLMNPEPGYLYTMELYLHAVDESLLDVYRLKVGIRTLKWNNSTFLLNDAPIYLRGFGRHEDSDIRGKGFDYALLTRDFNLIKWIGANAYRTSHYPYSEESMQFADEFGIMVIDECAGVNTDIFEPLLLQNHKFSIEQLIHRDRNHASVIMWSIANEPRSGNAQADKYFKILSNYTKSLDPTRPITAALNIEAKKDKLGQYLDIISFNRYNAWYQNAGQLDMITKHVVEEATLWHVMHNKTVIMTEYGADTYEGLHFLPAYIWSEDYQLSLLRKHFKAFDNLRSQKWFIGEFVWNFADFKTAQTYTRVGGNKKGIFTRQRQPKSAAHLLRQRYFGLAIELDQCEPPLELFDYVIHWQERPQFIRNYDDL, translated from the exons ATGATTATAGTGAGAACGTACATTAGGTTTCTGAAccttttatttgcaatttttggaaGTATCGATCATTCTCTCGGAATAACCGATGTGAAAGTACAGTATTTACCAGCAAACAAAAGCAGTAATATAGACAACAAAGGTAAATCTTTCAATTATATGTGGTTGCATGATACTGCTTCAACTCGTGGTCTCCTTTATCCACGGGAATCTGAGTCGCGTGAAGTACGAACCCTGGATGGCATATGGCGATTTTTGCCATCAGACGTTAATGATCCCATGAAGGGTGTGCGCGATTGTTGGTTCAAAGCTGATTTAGACAAG GTGAGACCCACCCGCCCTATGCCAGTACCTTCAAGTTATAATGATATTAGTGTCGATAGTAAATTACGCGATCATATTGGAACAGTGTGGtacgaaacaaaattttttataccacATTCCTGGAACATGGATCAACGCATTTGGCTACGTTTTGGAAGCGTTCATTATGCAGCTATTGTT TGGATTAATGGGGAAAAAGTAATGTCACATTCTATTGGGCATTTACCGTTCGAGTCGGAAATAACTAATTACGTGAATTTTGGTGCTGAAAACAGGTTAACTTTAATTTGCGACAATACGCTTGTAAATTCAACAATTCCACAGGGAACGATAGTTGAGGAAGAAAG TGATAATGGTAAGGTTATGATTCAACGGTATACATTTGATTTCTTCAATTATGCTGGTATACACCGAACTGTTCATCTTTATACCACCCCTGCTGTTTACATTGAAGATATTAAGGTGTCAACAGATTTGATTGAGAATCATATAG GGCTTGTTCATTATGAAGTAATCGTAAATGGGAATGAAAGAAAAGCTGTTGTTTATGACCCTCCAATAGAACCTCTTTATATCCATGTGCAAATGCGCAATAAAGAAGGTGAAATAGTGGCTCATAGTGTTTCTAAAACAACGTTAAATGGCACGATTGTAATAAAAGACGTTATGCCCTGGTGGCCATATTTGATGAACCCCGAACCCGGATATTTATATACTATGGAATTGTATTTGCATGCTGTTGATGAATCTCTGCTTGATGTATATCGTCTGAAAGTCGGCATTCGCACATTAAaatggaataattcgacatttcTTTTAAACGATGCTCCGATTTATTTACGAGGCTTCGGGAGACACGAGGACTCTGAC atACGAGGAAAAGGATTTGACTATGCCTTACTGACGAGGgattttaatttgataaaatgGATTGGAGCAAATGCTTATCGTACCTCACATTATCCTTATTCGGAGGAATCAATGCAATTCGCTGATGAGTTTGGCATTATGGTCATAGATGAATGTGCTGGCGTTAATACaga CATTTTTGAACCATTGTTATTACAAAATCATAAATTCTCGATTGAACAACTAATACATCGAGATCGTAATCATGCCAGCGTTATTATGTGGTCTATTGCAAATGAACCTCGTTCCGGTAATGCCCAGGcggataaatattttaa aattttatcaaattatACCAAGTCATTGGATCCTACGAGACCCATCACGGCCGCTTTAAATATTGAGGCAAAAAAAGACAAATtg GGACAATATTTGGATATAATAAGTTTTAATAGATATAACGCATGGTACCAAAACGCTGGACAATTGGATATGATTACTAAACATGTAGTGGAGGAAGCAACACTGTGGCATGTAATGCACAATAAAACTGTTATAATGACAGAGTATGGGGCAGATACTTATGAAGGATTGCATTTT CTTCCAGCATATATTTGGTCGGAGGATTACCAGCTTTCACTACTCCGCAAGCACTTCAAAGCGTTCGACAACCTAAGATCTCAAAAGTGGTTTATTGGAGAATTTGTATGGAATTTTGCTGATTTCAAAACTGCACAAA CATACACACGCGTTGGAGGTAATAAGAAAGGAATATTTACACGTCAACGCCAGCCAAAATCGGCCGCGCATTTACTTCGTCAACGATACTTTGGTTTGGCTATTGAATTAGACCAATGCGAGCCGCCTCTGGAACTATTCGATTACGTTATACACTGGCAAGAAAGACCACAATTCATTCGGAATTATGATGACTTATAA